Proteins encoded by one window of Halorussus salinus:
- a CDS encoding SDR family oxidoreductase, with protein MGETDSFADRIDRVLVAGATGGTGREILRVLKATDLEVVGLTRSLDSRGELLARGADEAVVGDLLEARDAARAVRSCDAVLCAVGTGPSLDPLLGKPLVDGEGVRNLVNAAVAADCEEFVFESSIGVGDSASGMPAPFRFAIAPILRAKNDAEAALRSSGLRYTILRPGGLTDGPATGDVLVGEGGATVGGSIPRADVARLMVAALSTPDAANRTFEVVARSGVRGTPRGLVELDWTYPDDLEPVEIDIDDEARDEA; from the coding sequence ATGGGGGAGACAGATTCGTTCGCCGACCGCATCGACCGCGTGCTGGTCGCTGGCGCGACCGGGGGTACCGGCCGGGAGATTCTGCGCGTGCTGAAAGCGACCGACCTCGAAGTCGTCGGCCTGACGCGCTCGCTGGACAGTCGCGGGGAACTCCTCGCTCGCGGGGCCGACGAGGCAGTCGTCGGCGACCTGCTGGAGGCCCGCGACGCCGCGCGCGCCGTGCGGAGCTGTGACGCCGTGCTGTGTGCGGTCGGGACCGGACCGTCGCTCGACCCGTTGTTGGGCAAACCGCTCGTGGACGGTGAAGGCGTCCGGAACCTCGTGAACGCGGCCGTCGCGGCCGACTGCGAGGAGTTCGTCTTCGAGAGTTCCATCGGCGTCGGCGACTCGGCGTCGGGGATGCCCGCGCCGTTCCGGTTCGCGATAGCGCCCATCCTGCGCGCGAAGAACGACGCCGAGGCCGCGCTCCGGTCGTCGGGCCTGCGATACACGATTCTACGACCCGGCGGGCTGACCGACGGACCGGCGACCGGCGACGTGCTGGTCGGCGAGGGCGGCGCGACCGTCGGCGGGTCGATTCCTCGCGCCGACGTGGCCCGACTGATGGTCGCGGCGCTCTCGACGCCCGACGCCGCGAACCGGACCTTCGAGGTCGTCGCGCGCTCGGGGGTCCGCGGGACTCCTCGTGGACTGGTCGAACTCGACTGGACGTATCCCGACGACCTCGAACCCGTGGAGATAGACATCGACGACGAGGCCCGAGACGAAGCGTAG